One segment of Rosa chinensis cultivar Old Blush chromosome 6, RchiOBHm-V2, whole genome shotgun sequence DNA contains the following:
- the LOC112173752 gene encoding TMV resistance protein N, which produces MASSSRIQSGKYDVFLNFRGEDTRYNFTDHLYKALIQKGFKTFGGPEDLVRGEDVSAELLEAIEESRACIIIFSENYASSRWCLDELVKIIQCQKSDNRLVLPVFYKVDPVDVRHQTGPFADAFAKHEDRFWDSKDKVSRWREALAQAANISGWYSHGRSESVLIDEIVEHVSNKLLDHIHAYVAKYPVGLESRVQDVAELLGFGEYEDVRMVGIWGTAGIGKTTVAKAVFNCFGHMFESSCFLDNVRERSLSYEGLLGLQNILISQVLRGEELKLTNVDQGISVIKKRLSQKKVLLVLDDVNQSNQLEKLAGGSNWFGLGSRVIITTQDKHLLLNNQVKPIYKVRELNRDDSFYLFSCHAFHRTIPMTDYEELASCVVQYAQGHPLALVVLGSGLCGRTIEEWQEAKDSNWRFYNRDLLRTLKSSYDALDDSVKEVFLDLACFFTGENKNYVIQILEGGDLNPKNSISVLQEKALINISEENHILMHNLLEQMGKEIIYNESPNDPSKRSRLWFADDVYNVLTEGMGTDKIKGIMVKLSEPDEIVLSPASFSGMKNLKYFINCNASFSGDVIDYLPNELRLIDWPGFPFESFPANFIPKKLVRLNMPRSSRLSRLGERFKHSKSLKYINLESCPLLTEIPDFSGLSNLKDLNLNECSSLVQVGASVGVLDQLLGLSLSGCNNLTSFPREIALKSVEYINLRGCRMLQTFPEIVAKMGFLTSLDLSGTAIKELPSSIAYLSSLEELTIRECENLTDLSYSIFELQHLWCLDLQGCSKLVKIPKWSAESVTTKSPDLCYLNLRGCNRLQEIPELPPKVNLVNAADCTLLERFAKLSNILERKESQMMKCITLFNCQKLCVSLTHGVTEIEHILLDETCSLFLSCMQSEFHVVFPGREVPKWFDHREDLKELGNTSEFSFEIPPNFKQENKGLAICTAAATVEEINSEEEFPQNNCSFTVRIDIDAESSVERSFNFEAKDMQSAHVWLLYIPFIKFAYCKSPPFACRVRLGHTSQGSVRCKSYGVHLVIPEAESEDEDDYRMDEHPSIVDDESGEDIK; this is translated from the exons ATGGCTTCTTCAAGCCGTATCCAGTCTGGGAAATACGATGTCTTTCTGAATTTTAGAGGTGAGGACACGCGCTACAATTTTACCGACCATTTGTACAAAGCTTTGATTCAGAAGGGATTTAAAACCTTCGGGGGTCCCGAGGACCTTGTGAGGGGAGAGGATGTATCAGCAGAGCTTCTCGAAGCAATTGAAGAATCGAGGGCTTGTATCATCATATTCTCTGAAAACTATGCATCCTCAAGATGGTGCTTGGACGAACTTGTTAAAATCATCCAATGTCAAAAATCAGATAATCGATTGGTTTTGCCCGTTTTTTACAAAGTGGATCCCGTAGATGTACGGCACCAGACAGGTCCTTTTGCTGATGCATTTGCTAAACATGAAGATAGATTCTGGGATTCCAAAGACAAGGTTAGCCGATGGAGAGAAGCTCTTGCGCAAGCAGCGAACATTTCCGGATGGTACTCTCACGG GAGGTCTGAATCAGTATTAATTGATGAAATTGTTGAGCATGTTTCAAATAAACTACTAGATCATATCCATGCATATGTGGCAAAGTATCCTGTCGGATTAGAATCTCGTGTCCAAGATGTGGCTGAGCTTTTAGGTTTCGGAGAGTATGAAGATGTCCGTATGGTAGGGATATGGGGGACTGCTGGAATCGGTAAAACAACAGTTGCCAAAGCTGTTTTTAATTGCTTTGGCCATATGTTCGAAAGTAGCTGTTTTCTGGACAATGTGAGGGAAAGATCACTGTCATATGAAGGCCTACTGGGACTGCAAAACATACTTATTTCCCAAGTTCTAAGAGGTGAAGAACTGAAGTTGACCAATGTTGATCAAGGAATCAGTGTGATAAAGAAAAGGTTGAGCCAGAAAAAAGTTCTATTAGTTCTTGATGACGTGAATCAATCGAACCAGTTAGAGAAATTAGCTGGTGGATCTAATTGGTTTGGTTTGGGCAGCAGGGTCATCATTACAACACAGGACAAGCATTTGCTACTTAACAATCAAGTCAAACCAATATACAAGGTTAGGGAATTAAACCGTGATGattctttttacctctttagTTGTCATGCGTTCCACAGAACAATACCTATGACTGATTATGAGGAACTTGCAAGTTGTGTCGTACAGTACGCTCAAGGTCATCCATTAGCTTTGGTAGTTTTAGGTTCAGGGCTATGTGGTAGAACTATAGAGGAATGGCAAGAGGCAAAAGACAGCAATTGGAGATTTTATAACAGAGATCTTCTCAGAACTCTCAAAAGTAGTTACGATGCATTGGATGATTCAGTGAAAGAGGTCTTCCTTGACCTTGCATGTTTCTTTACAGGTGAAAATAAGAACTATGTGATACAAATACTAGAAGGTGGTGACCTTAACCCTAAGAATAGTATTAGTGTGCTCCAAGAAAAGGCCTTAATAAATATAAGTGAAGAAAATCACATTCTGATGCACAACTTGCTAGAGCAAATGGGTAAAGAAATAATTTACAATGAGTCGCCAAATGATCCCTCTAAACGCAGCAGATTGTGGTTTGCCGATGACGTGTACAATGTTCTAACCGAAGGAATG GGAACTGATAAAATTAAAGGCATTATGGTGAAGTTATCTGAACCAGATGAGATAGTATTGAGTCCTGCAAGCTTCTCGGGGATGAAGAATCTTAAATACTTCATTAATTGTAATGCATCTTTCTCTGGTGATGTCATTGATTATCTCCCCAACGAGTTACGGCTTATTGATTGGCCTGGATTCCCATTTGAATCTTTTCCAGCCAATTTTATTCCAAAGAAGCTTGTTAGACTCAATATGCCTCGCAGCAGCCGCTTGTCACGACTGGGAGAGAGATTTAAG CACTCCAAAAGCCTGAAATATATAAATTTGGAAAGCTGCCCTTTGCTGACAGAAATCCCTGACTTCTCTGGACTCTCAAATTTAAAGGACTTAAATCTGAACGAATGTTCAAGTTTAGTTCAGGTTGGTGCTTCTGTTGGTGTCCTTGATCAGCTGCTTGGCTTGAGTCTTTCGGGTTGCAATAATCTTACTTCATTTCCGAGAGAAATCGCCTTGAAATCTGTGGAATATATAAATCTTAGAGGTTGCAGAATGCTCCAGACTTTCCCTGAAATTGTGGCAAAGATGGGTTTCTTGACAAGCTTGGATCTATCTGGCACTGCCATAAAGGAATTGCCTTCATCTATTGCATATCTCAGTAGCCTCGAAGAGTTGACAATTAGAGAATGTGAAAACCTTACAGACCTGTCATACAGCATATTTGAGTTGCAGCATCTTTGGTGTCTTGATCTCCAAGGCTGCTCAAAACTTGTTAAAATCCCAAAGTGGAGTGCAGAGTCGGTTACAACGAAGTCACCTGACTTGTGTTATCTTAACTTGCGAGGGTGCAACAGGCTTCAAGAAATTCCTGAACTTCCACCGAAAGTCAATCTGGTAAACGCGGCTGATTGCACATTACTTGAACGATTTGCAAAATTGTCAAACATCTTGGAACGTAAGGAGTCACAAATGATGAAATGCATCACATTGTTTAATTGTCAGAAACTGTGTGTAAGTCTTACTCATGGCGTGACAGAGATTGAACATATCTTACTGGATGAAAcatgctctctctttctctcttgtaTGCAATCTGAATTCCATGTTGTCTTTCCCGGACGTGAAGTTCCAAAGTGGTTTGACCACCGTGAAGATCTGAAGGAGCTAGGTAATACATCtgaattttcttttgaaatccCTCCAAATTTCAAACAGGAAAACAAAGGATTGGCTATCTGTACTGCAGCAGCAACTGTTGAAGAAATTAACTCAGAAGAAGAATTCCCGCAAAATAATTGCTCATTCACAGTCAGAATTGACATTGATGCAGAGAGCAGTGTTGAGCGGTCTTTTAATTTTGAAGCAAAAGACATGCAGTCAGCTCATGTGTGGTTGCTCTATATTCCATTCATCAAGTTTGCCTATTGCAAATCCCCGCCTTTTGCTTGTCGAGTTAGATTGGGTCATACTAGCCAAGGTTCGGTGCGCTGTAAAAGCTACGGTGTCCACCTGGTAATTCCAGAAGCTGAATCTGAAGACGAAGATGATTACAGGATGGATGAGCACCCTTCTATTGTAGATGATGAAAGTGGTGAAGACATAAAATAG